A region of Desulfolithobacter dissulfuricans DNA encodes the following proteins:
- the sppA gene encoding signal peptide peptidase SppA encodes MKKFFILIAVFFRWIWKVLTTGLTVLGSLLTLGLVFLLISALFYHPVSEVPVDAALIVRPEGKIVEKKSLIDPLGRIFGLMVDGPMQGETLLQDILDTINSAAIDDRIQAMVLDTSALEQASFNQLRTIGLAIERFRDTGKIVIARGPSYSQAQYYLASWADEVYLNPMGSVELRGFGVFRLYMRDLLDRLRVSLHIFKVGSYKSAVEPFIRNDMSPEAREANRFWLANIWNQFTSDIASHRKFGPVHLDDIVNHLPDYLQSAGGDSAKMAVDTGLVDGLKTEEELEQYLRDLVGPAEDGSGFRRISFREYLSTLAPSYTRAESDQDRIALIIAQGSIVYGNGTPDQISADDLIAQIRSAHRDRSVRALVLRIDSGGGSAFASELIRQELQRFQDTGRPLVVSMGSMAASGAYWLAAGADHIVASPVTLTGSIGVFGAMATLENSLERIGVHSDGTGTTRLAGGANLVRPLAPEVARSIQLGVEHTYSRFLDIVGQGRGMEPDEVEKIAEGRVWDGKTALELNLVDSLGTLSDAMDQAARLAELTEYSGVYVQPPGTSLQRLLQRFGRQTSLLGSAAAIFPTSTGETRSARSHMELLLNRKDPRAIYALCLVPGQELMN; translated from the coding sequence GTGAAAAAATTCTTTATCCTGATTGCGGTCTTTTTCCGGTGGATCTGGAAGGTTCTGACCACCGGCCTGACTGTGCTCGGCAGTCTGCTGACGCTGGGGCTCGTCTTTCTGCTTATCAGCGCCCTCTTCTACCATCCGGTCAGCGAGGTACCGGTGGACGCCGCCCTGATAGTGCGTCCCGAGGGCAAGATCGTGGAAAAGAAATCGCTGATCGACCCCCTGGGCCGGATCTTTGGCCTCATGGTCGACGGGCCCATGCAGGGAGAAACCCTGCTCCAGGACATACTCGATACCATCAATTCGGCTGCCATCGACGACCGGATCCAGGCCATGGTGCTCGATACCAGTGCTTTGGAGCAGGCCAGTTTCAACCAGCTGCGCACCATCGGCCTGGCCATAGAACGGTTCAGGGACACCGGCAAGATAGTGATCGCCCGTGGGCCCAGCTATTCCCAGGCCCAGTATTACCTGGCCTCCTGGGCCGATGAAGTCTATCTCAACCCCATGGGCAGTGTGGAACTGCGCGGTTTCGGGGTCTTCAGGCTCTATATGCGCGACCTGCTCGACCGGCTCCGGGTCAGCCTCCACATCTTCAAGGTCGGCTCCTACAAGTCAGCGGTGGAACCGTTTATCCGTAACGACATGTCACCCGAGGCCCGGGAGGCCAACCGGTTCTGGCTGGCCAATATCTGGAATCAGTTCACCTCTGATATCGCCAGTCACAGGAAATTTGGCCCGGTCCATCTCGACGACATCGTCAACCACCTGCCCGACTACCTGCAGAGCGCCGGCGGCGACAGTGCCAAAATGGCCGTGGACACAGGGCTGGTGGACGGCCTGAAGACAGAAGAGGAGCTGGAACAGTATCTCCGCGACCTGGTCGGGCCGGCAGAAGATGGCTCCGGGTTCCGCCGGATTTCTTTTCGCGAGTACCTCAGCACCCTGGCACCCTCCTACACCAGAGCCGAATCCGACCAGGACAGGATTGCGCTCATCATCGCCCAGGGCAGCATCGTCTACGGAAACGGGACCCCGGACCAGATCAGCGCCGATGATCTTATCGCCCAGATACGTTCAGCCCACCGCGACCGGAGTGTTCGCGCCCTGGTGCTGCGCATCGACAGCGGTGGCGGCAGTGCCTTTGCTTCGGAACTCATCCGCCAGGAACTGCAGCGCTTCCAGGATACCGGCAGGCCCCTGGTCGTTTCCATGGGTTCCATGGCTGCCTCCGGGGCCTACTGGCTGGCTGCCGGGGCCGATCATATCGTGGCCTCGCCGGTCACCCTGACCGGATCCATCGGCGTGTTCGGGGCCATGGCGACCCTGGAAAACAGCCTGGAGCGTATCGGAGTCCACAGCGACGGTACCGGTACCACCCGCCTGGCCGGGGGCGCAAACCTGGTCCGTCCCCTGGCCCCGGAGGTTGCCCGCTCCATCCAGCTCGGGGTGGAACATACCTATAGCCGCTTCCTCGATATTGTCGGTCAGGGACGGGGCATGGAACCGGACGAGGTGGAAAAAATTGCCGAGGGCCGTGTCTGGGACGGAAAGACCGCCCTGGAGCTGAACCTGGTGGACAGTCTCGGTACCCTGAGCGATGCCATGGACCAGGCGGCTCGGCTTGCGGAACTGACAGAGTACAGCGGTGTCTATGTCCAGCCGCCGGGGACCTCTCTCCAGCGGCTTCTCCAGCGGTTTGGCCGGCAGACCAGCCTTCTGGGAAGCGCAGCCGCCATTTTTCCGACTTCAACCGGCGAGACCCGCAGCGCCCGGAGCCACATGGAGCTTCTCCTGAATCGAAAAGATCCCCGGGCCATCTATGCCCTGTGCCTGGTTCCTGGACAAGAGCTGATGAATTGA
- a CDS encoding universal stress protein — protein MAEKYLKDAKSRLIRNGMEESQISFEALITTSSIATAIHHYAVHGLYDSLLVGRRGMGMMGEMLMGSVSSYLVKKCHEVPLWIIDGEVTSRRFLLAVHSVPASLLAADHLAFFIRSNPGAEVLLYHSSALFSTKGKPRLEDFHKQWGKEWCDKYLDLDDHLFQAHTQILVEGGVPKERITRLPTGADLEASHDLLRKARKHRCGTIVLGRRGRDASKGLLGGVSDRTLQQAENMAVWLVG, from the coding sequence GTGGCAGAAAAATATCTCAAGGATGCAAAGTCCCGCCTGATACGAAACGGCATGGAGGAATCCCAGATCAGTTTCGAAGCCCTGATCACTACCTCCAGCATCGCCACCGCCATCCACCACTACGCCGTCCACGGTCTCTACGACAGCCTGCTGGTGGGCCGACGCGGTATGGGTATGATGGGTGAGATGCTCATGGGCAGCGTCTCGTCCTACCTGGTAAAAAAATGCCACGAGGTTCCACTGTGGATCATTGATGGCGAAGTGACCTCCCGCCGTTTCCTCCTTGCGGTCCACAGTGTTCCCGCATCCCTGCTGGCTGCCGATCACCTGGCCTTTTTCATCCGCTCAAATCCTGGCGCCGAGGTTCTGCTCTACCATTCCAGCGCCCTTTTCAGCACCAAGGGCAAACCCAGACTGGAAGACTTTCACAAGCAATGGGGAAAAGAGTGGTGTGACAAGTACCTGGACCTGGACGATCATCTCTTCCAGGCCCACACTCAAATACTCGTGGAGGGCGGTGTGCCGAAGGAACGGATTACCCGCCTGCCCACAGGCGCCGACCTGGAGGCCAGCCACGACCTGCTGCGCAAGGCCCGAAAGCATCGCTGCGGCACCATTGTTCTTGGACGCCGGGGCCGCGACGCCAGCAAGGGCCTCCTGGGCGGTGTCTCGGACCGAACCCTGCAGCAAGCCGAAAACATGGCCGTCTGGCTGGTGGGATAA
- a CDS encoding M16 family metallopeptidase: MRHIKPVIYSYCTLLATLLLVLGGGAGLLGYAGEPPLSCISKGWPQDASDLQPDPTLRFGTLQNGLRYVLMENREPRGRVAMYLDVQAGSVNETDEQRGLAHFLEHMLFNGTTHFPPGTLVEYLQSVGMEFGADTNAHTSYGETVYKLVLPDNSEKRISEGLLIMADYARGALLLEEEVDRERGIILAEKRARDSARSRAARARMHFTFAGTRIAKRDIIGTEETLLAADSRLLRAYYDAWYRPENMILVVVGDMNPDRVDVMLREQLSGLQAAEVLPQCPDFGKVARKGTEVFYLHEPELGATQIYLESVWDRNPEPDTREWEEKFFSRYVATAILNNRLEVLTARPDSPLTSAQAYYGALLQRVGYTTLRAVTDGDQWEKSLALLTSTLKQALEYGFTPAELERVQREIMADLHKQVQTRASRRSSELASQLVDHLNDNQVFKSPEQEKQLYGALLKKMTLEEINQAFRDLWNRDNRLIEVLGNADLGQGREAPEQQILRTYNAALSAAVSPWVEEEASAFPYLSPRKEQGRVIGHTVHGQIDAETWVFGDGTRLHVKKTDFEPGEVRMVVSFGDGRLAVPTPGLDRLAESVVSESGLGRMTREQLARALAGRSAEIRFQVGEESFRISGKALSQELELLLQLVQAQLEDPGFRAEAYRLSMDRFRQMYDQMESSVEGMMQLVGEVFLAGGNQRYGMVDRKKFMALTLKEVEEWLRPILAGARLEISVVGDVDPEEVVALVSKYFGASRRTLEPGAKGEHIAFPAGKTLRRTVQTETEKALVVAAWETDDFWDISRTRRLSILASILSDRLRREVREKLGATYSPVVYNRSSRVDPGYGVLRSMIIVDPARADILLKRMEQVGADIARQGVSAEELQRALKPTLTSIRDMMRTNRYWLESVLVLSDRHPEQLQWPLSIQKDFASIRPEELAGLAEKYLGPDRLAGIVLKSETKP; the protein is encoded by the coding sequence ATGAGACATATCAAACCCGTTATATATTCGTATTGTACGCTGCTTGCCACCCTTTTGCTTGTCCTTGGCGGTGGGGCCGGACTGCTGGGGTATGCCGGAGAACCCCCGCTGTCCTGTATCAGCAAGGGCTGGCCCCAGGATGCCAGTGATCTGCAGCCGGATCCGACCCTTCGCTTCGGCACCCTGCAAAACGGGCTGCGCTACGTGCTTATGGAGAACCGGGAGCCCCGGGGCCGGGTGGCCATGTATCTTGACGTTCAGGCCGGTTCAGTCAATGAAACGGATGAGCAGCGTGGTCTGGCCCATTTCCTGGAGCATATGCTGTTTAATGGTACCACCCATTTTCCCCCTGGCACCCTGGTCGAATATCTCCAGTCCGTGGGTATGGAGTTCGGTGCCGATACCAATGCCCATACCAGTTACGGCGAGACGGTCTACAAACTGGTGTTGCCCGACAACAGTGAAAAGCGGATCAGTGAAGGGCTCCTGATCATGGCCGACTATGCCCGCGGCGCCCTCCTGCTTGAAGAGGAGGTGGACCGGGAGCGGGGAATTATTCTGGCGGAAAAACGGGCCAGGGATTCTGCCCGGTCCAGGGCCGCCCGGGCACGGATGCATTTTACCTTTGCCGGAACCCGGATTGCCAAGCGCGATATCATCGGCACGGAAGAGACCTTGCTGGCTGCTGACAGCAGGTTGCTCAGGGCTTACTACGATGCCTGGTATCGGCCGGAAAATATGATCCTGGTTGTGGTTGGAGATATGAATCCCGACCGGGTTGATGTCATGCTCCGTGAGCAGCTCTCTGGCCTGCAGGCAGCTGAGGTACTGCCGCAGTGCCCGGACTTCGGCAAGGTGGCCCGCAAGGGGACTGAGGTGTTCTACCTGCATGAGCCGGAACTCGGGGCAACCCAGATTTATCTGGAAAGCGTCTGGGACAGGAATCCGGAACCGGATACCCGGGAGTGGGAAGAGAAATTCTTTTCCAGATACGTGGCAACGGCCATCCTGAACAACCGGCTGGAGGTGCTGACAGCCCGGCCGGACAGTCCGCTGACCAGTGCCCAGGCCTATTACGGGGCGCTGCTTCAACGGGTGGGATACACCACGCTGCGCGCTGTGACCGACGGTGACCAGTGGGAAAAGTCTCTGGCCTTGCTTACCTCCACCCTCAAGCAGGCCCTGGAATACGGTTTTACCCCGGCTGAACTGGAACGGGTGCAACGGGAGATCATGGCTGATCTGCACAAGCAGGTGCAGACCAGGGCCAGCCGGAGAAGCAGTGAGCTGGCCTCACAGCTCGTGGATCATCTCAATGATAATCAGGTATTCAAGTCACCGGAGCAGGAAAAGCAGCTCTATGGCGCCCTGCTCAAAAAAATGACCCTGGAAGAGATCAATCAGGCCTTCAGGGATCTGTGGAATCGTGATAACCGATTGATCGAGGTCCTTGGCAATGCTGATCTGGGCCAGGGCAGGGAAGCTCCGGAACAGCAGATTCTGCGCACATACAATGCAGCGCTTTCAGCAGCCGTGTCCCCATGGGTAGAGGAAGAGGCTTCTGCTTTCCCCTATCTTTCGCCCCGGAAGGAGCAGGGCAGGGTGATCGGCCACACGGTGCACGGGCAGATTGACGCTGAAACATGGGTTTTTGGTGATGGGACCCGTCTGCATGTGAAGAAGACCGATTTTGAGCCCGGAGAAGTGCGTATGGTGGTCAGTTTTGGCGACGGCCGTCTGGCAGTGCCGACTCCCGGACTGGATCGTCTGGCAGAGAGCGTGGTGTCGGAGAGCGGGCTTGGGCGTATGACGCGGGAGCAGCTTGCCAGGGCCCTGGCAGGGCGTAGTGCCGAAATCCGCTTCCAGGTGGGCGAGGAAAGTTTTCGGATCAGCGGCAAGGCGCTCAGTCAGGAACTGGAACTGCTCCTGCAACTGGTCCAGGCGCAGCTGGAGGATCCAGGTTTCCGGGCAGAAGCGTATCGGCTGTCCATGGACCGGTTCAGGCAGATGTATGATCAGATGGAGAGCTCGGTCGAAGGCATGATGCAGCTGGTTGGCGAGGTGTTTCTTGCCGGAGGTAACCAGCGCTATGGCATGGTGGACCGGAAGAAGTTCATGGCCTTGACCCTGAAAGAGGTGGAAGAGTGGCTCCGTCCGATCCTTGCCGGGGCCAGGCTGGAAATTTCTGTGGTCGGTGATGTGGACCCCGAAGAGGTGGTCGCCCTTGTTTCAAAGTATTTCGGCGCGTCCAGGCGAACCCTCGAGCCCGGGGCAAAGGGCGAACATATTGCCTTCCCGGCAGGAAAAACTCTGCGTCGTACCGTGCAGACCGAGACCGAGAAGGCCCTGGTGGTCGCTGCCTGGGAAACAGATGATTTCTGGGATATTTCCAGGACCAGGCGGCTCAGTATTCTGGCATCGATTCTCAGTGACAGGTTGCGCCGTGAGGTCCGGGAAAAACTGGGTGCCACCTATTCGCCGGTGGTATACAACCGTTCCAGCCGCGTTGATCCGGGGTACGGGGTGCTTCGCAGTATGATCATCGTGGATCCGGCCCGGGCAGATATACTGCTTAAACGGATGGAGCAGGTCGGAGCGGATATTGCCCGCCAGGGAGTCTCGGCCGAAGAACTGCAGCGGGCCCTCAAGCCCACCTTGACCTCCATCCGCGACATGATGCGTACCAACCGCTACTGGCTGGAGTCGGTTCTGGTGCTCTCGGACCGCCATCCGGAACAACTGCAGTGGCCATTGAGTATCCAGAAGGATTTCGCCAGCATAAGACCTGAGGAACTTGCCGGACTGGCAGAAAAATATCTCGGCCCGGATCGGCTGGCCGGTATTGTCCTGAAATCAGAAACAAAGCCATGA
- a CDS encoding SDR family NAD(P)-dependent oxidoreductase, producing the protein MNLKGKNGLVLGASRGIGLAIGRTLADCGVRLALIYHDWPESSARMIKEFTARQEGHLFLQVDLRSPEAVEEMAQRLAGEFGSLEVLINNIERGGMPAVHGAYTRPVNRDQWQLEMDTTLHAKHLVFNSCLPLLQRADKAAVVNISSIAAITGRSGPAGLVFSDGYSAANRGVAALTRTWARLGAPSVRVNELMLGLIDSRHGRGTRGWNEALSKAQKQALLDHTLVGRTGTPEEVARAVLFLVEADFMTGATLRLDGGFVLGGEQVPPIPDGII; encoded by the coding sequence ATGAATCTCAAAGGAAAAAACGGCCTGGTCCTGGGTGCTTCCCGGGGTATAGGCCTGGCAATCGGTCGGACGCTGGCCGATTGTGGCGTCCGCCTGGCCCTCATATACCACGACTGGCCCGAATCCTCGGCCCGGATGATCAAGGAGTTCACGGCCCGGCAGGAGGGTCACCTGTTCCTGCAGGTCGACCTGCGCAGCCCTGAAGCCGTGGAGGAGATGGCACAGCGGCTGGCCGGAGAATTCGGTAGCCTGGAGGTGCTGATCAACAATATCGAGCGCGGCGGCATGCCGGCGGTCCACGGCGCCTACACCCGGCCGGTCAACCGGGACCAGTGGCAACTGGAAATGGATACCACCCTGCACGCCAAGCACCTGGTGTTCAACAGCTGCCTGCCCCTGCTCCAGCGGGCTGACAAGGCAGCGGTGGTCAACATCTCCTCCATTGCCGCCATAACCGGCCGCTCAGGACCGGCCGGCCTTGTCTTCAGCGACGGCTACAGTGCCGCCAACCGGGGAGTGGCCGCTCTCACCCGGACCTGGGCCAGGCTGGGAGCACCGTCCGTGCGGGTCAACGAGCTGATGCTCGGCCTCATCGACAGCCGGCACGGTCGGGGGACCAGGGGCTGGAACGAGGCCTTGAGCAAAGCGCAGAAGCAGGCCCTGCTGGACCATACCCTGGTGGGCCGAACCGGCACACCGGAGGAGGTGGCCCGGGCGGTTCTTTTTCTCGTGGAGGCTGATTTCATGACCGGCGCGACCCTGCGGCTGGACGGTGGCTTTGTCCTGGGCGGAGAACAGGTACCCCCCATTCCCGATGGCATTATCTGA
- the dinB gene encoding DNA polymerase IV, with the protein MVRKIIHIDMDAFYASVEQRDNPALRGRPVVVGGDPHGRGVVAACSYEARRFGIHSAMSCARAARLCPEAVFVRPRRERYQEISARIMAIFHEYTDLVEPLSLDEAFLDITCNRKNIPSATWVAEAIRRDIAARTGLTASAGVSCNKFLAKVASDCNKPDGITVVTPEQALPFIRSLDIGKFYGVGRVTKKKMHALGIRTGDDLRRLSRDELVAHFGKSGLFFHDIVRGIDPRPVCPVRERKSLGTETTLKTDTGDPDLMLELLAEQARQVAAALQEKKCMGRTITLKLRYHDFTTITRSRTLGQPTDLAEEILPVIQILLKATDAGRQKVRLLGITVSNLVSSENGAPRGRQLVLPFCGPIEKKKPGSSSSSASWTQ; encoded by the coding sequence ATGGTGCGTAAGATCATCCACATCGACATGGACGCCTTCTACGCCTCGGTGGAACAGCGGGACAACCCGGCTCTGCGCGGCCGGCCAGTGGTGGTGGGTGGCGACCCCCACGGCCGCGGGGTGGTGGCGGCCTGCTCCTACGAGGCACGCCGCTTCGGCATCCATTCGGCCATGAGCTGCGCCAGGGCGGCTCGTCTCTGTCCCGAAGCGGTCTTCGTCAGGCCGCGCCGGGAGCGCTACCAGGAGATATCGGCCCGAATCATGGCAATATTCCATGAATACACCGACCTGGTGGAGCCGCTCTCCCTGGACGAGGCCTTCCTCGACATCACCTGCAACCGCAAAAACATTCCCTCGGCCACCTGGGTCGCCGAAGCCATCCGCCGCGATATCGCGGCCCGAACAGGACTCACGGCGTCGGCCGGTGTCTCATGCAACAAGTTCCTGGCCAAGGTGGCCTCGGACTGTAACAAGCCCGACGGGATCACCGTGGTGACCCCGGAACAGGCCCTGCCTTTCATCAGGAGCCTGGATATCGGTAAATTCTACGGGGTTGGCCGGGTCACGAAGAAAAAGATGCATGCCCTGGGTATCCGGACAGGAGACGATCTGCGGAGGTTGAGCCGGGACGAACTGGTGGCCCATTTTGGCAAATCAGGGCTGTTTTTCCATGATATCGTCCGGGGTATCGACCCCAGACCAGTGTGCCCGGTTCGGGAGCGGAAATCCCTGGGCACCGAGACGACCCTGAAAACCGATACCGGAGATCCGGACCTGATGCTGGAGTTACTGGCCGAACAGGCCAGGCAGGTGGCTGCTGCCCTGCAGGAAAAGAAATGCATGGGCCGGACCATCACCCTCAAGCTCCGCTACCATGACTTCACCACCATCACCCGCTCCAGAACCCTGGGTCAGCCCACGGACCTGGCCGAAGAGATCCTCCCGGTAATCCAGATCCTGCTCAAGGCCACCGATGCCGGGCGCCAGAAGGTGCGGTTGCTCGGCATCACGGTCTCCAACCTTGTCTCCAGCGAAAATGGCGCCCCGCGGGGCCGGCAGCTCGTTCTCCCCTTCTGCGGCCCGATAGAAAAGAAAAAGCCGGGGAGCAGCAGCTCCTCGGCTTCATGGACCCAGTAA
- the rpmB gene encoding 50S ribosomal protein L28 yields MSRVCDICGKGPATGNNVSHAHNKTRRRWLPNLQKVRMVTKNGSTVRVRACTRCIRSGAVVKPA; encoded by the coding sequence ATGTCACGAGTATGCGATATTTGTGGAAAAGGTCCGGCCACCGGAAACAACGTCAGCCATGCCCATAACAAGACCCGTCGTCGCTGGCTGCCGAATCTGCAGAAAGTTCGGATGGTTACCAAGAATGGCAGCACCGTTCGTGTACGCGCCTGCACCCGTTGCATCCGCTCCGGAGCTGTAGTCAAACCAGCCTGA
- a CDS encoding ATP-binding protein, producing the protein MLSSLRGKLIFIFVALTVSVVIISSGYARYKQRQFALDRAKERALVDLELMESDIQSVLQWVMRDLLVLRDMPNLQNFLNATSMQQRHMALRELGEEFLALARNHTIFQQIRFLDNRGFEVIRVNVKGRKTWLTPPDQLQDKSGRYYFREAIHLPPGKVYISPMDLNVEKGQIERPIVPVIRYATPVVDRHGQKRGVLVLNVFGSVFLDLLTEQQNTAPRGEQYFLLNKDGYFLFHPDRSKIFGFMLGTNETLFRYEPELEQWIAGNISGLTIRKSRETYKQTLYAFKRINLATSINSVAHASHDSLGVTYPGRNERYWVLLTTVDDANLLMGFNEYVQSFMPFTILLIVICVAMAVLVAWNCSRPIESLARAAGRIQRGDLSARAQVYTSDDMGRFGKLFNEMAAKLEQTIRKLRLSETKYRQIFENSRDCIFVTDTMCNIVDINEAGRCLLGIDRQGSTGQLTLGCCQSHPDKGDRQPAILDAIRDKGYVRNYETWLVRADGTTRLCLMTATARYDDSGSLIGYEGILRDVTEEKKRQEEKLHFHKKLQEEIVLAEERERRYIGQILHEEMAQNLALVNLKLQETEKQIRHRPGDAGDSGISELLGEIREVINLMIRQIRTMIFDLYPTVLDTQGLVPAMLWYTDNFTRRTGINVSVYGPPGELGLSESQKIYLFRSFKELLHNAWKHAETKEIVATLQKKDNHVRLTVDDEGRGFDPSSLKSAEPELQGIGLISIREWITAMGGTFSVESEPGKGTRIVIDIPLSTDNHLT; encoded by the coding sequence ATGCTGAGCAGCCTGCGCGGTAAACTCATCTTCATCTTTGTCGCCCTCACCGTCTCGGTGGTTATCATCAGCAGTGGCTATGCCCGTTACAAGCAGCGCCAGTTCGCTCTGGACCGGGCCAAGGAACGGGCCCTGGTGGACCTGGAACTGATGGAGAGCGATATCCAGTCCGTACTCCAGTGGGTGATGCGCGACCTGCTTGTCCTGCGGGACATGCCCAATTTGCAGAATTTTCTAAACGCCACTTCCATGCAGCAGCGCCACATGGCCCTGCGCGAGCTGGGTGAAGAATTCCTGGCCCTGGCCAGGAATCATACGATCTTCCAGCAGATACGCTTTCTCGACAACCGCGGTTTCGAGGTCATTCGGGTCAATGTCAAGGGCAGGAAGACCTGGCTGACCCCACCGGATCAGCTTCAGGACAAGAGCGGCCGCTACTATTTCCGGGAGGCCATCCATCTGCCGCCGGGCAAGGTCTACATCTCCCCCATGGACCTCAACGTGGAAAAGGGTCAGATCGAACGCCCCATTGTCCCGGTCATCCGTTATGCCACCCCGGTGGTGGATCGTCATGGCCAGAAACGCGGCGTCCTGGTTCTCAACGTCTTCGGCTCGGTCTTCCTGGACCTGCTGACCGAGCAGCAGAACACTGCCCCGCGGGGCGAACAGTACTTTCTGCTCAACAAGGACGGTTACTTTCTCTTCCATCCGGACCGTTCCAAGATCTTTGGCTTCATGCTCGGCACCAACGAGACCCTGTTCCGTTACGAGCCCGAACTGGAACAGTGGATAGCGGGCAACATCAGCGGCCTCACCATACGCAAGAGCCGGGAGACCTATAAACAGACCCTCTACGCCTTCAAGCGTATCAACCTGGCCACCTCGATCAACTCGGTGGCCCATGCCAGCCATGACTCCCTCGGGGTCACCTACCCGGGCAGGAACGAGAGATACTGGGTCCTGCTGACCACAGTGGACGATGCCAACCTGTTAATGGGCTTCAACGAGTACGTCCAGTCGTTCATGCCCTTTACCATCCTGCTCATCGTCATCTGCGTCGCCATGGCCGTCCTGGTGGCCTGGAACTGCTCTCGACCCATCGAGTCCCTGGCCAGGGCCGCCGGACGGATCCAGCGGGGAGACCTGTCGGCCCGGGCCCAGGTGTATACCAGTGATGACATGGGGCGGTTTGGCAAGCTCTTCAACGAGATGGCTGCCAAGCTCGAGCAGACCATCCGCAAACTTCGTCTCTCGGAGACCAAGTACCGGCAGATTTTTGAAAATTCCCGCGACTGCATCTTTGTCACCGATACCATGTGCAATATCGTCGACATCAACGAGGCGGGCCGCTGCCTGCTCGGTATCGACCGACAAGGCTCCACGGGTCAGCTCACCCTGGGCTGCTGCCAGTCCCACCCGGACAAAGGCGACAGACAGCCGGCCATCCTCGATGCGATCCGTGACAAGGGCTATGTCAGGAACTACGAAACCTGGCTGGTCCGGGCCGACGGTACCACCAGGCTCTGCCTGATGACCGCCACCGCACGCTACGATGACTCGGGCAGCCTGATCGGCTACGAGGGAATCCTCAGGGACGTGACCGAGGAGAAAAAACGGCAGGAGGAAAAACTCCACTTCCACAAGAAGCTGCAGGAGGAAATCGTCCTGGCGGAAGAACGGGAACGGCGGTATATCGGCCAGATCCTCCACGAGGAAATGGCCCAGAACCTGGCTCTCGTCAACCTCAAGCTCCAGGAGACGGAAAAACAGATCCGCCACCGGCCCGGGGACGCGGGTGACAGTGGGATCAGCGAGCTGCTCGGGGAAATCCGCGAGGTCATCAACCTGATGATCCGCCAGATCCGGACCATGATCTTTGACCTCTACCCCACCGTCCTTGACACCCAGGGACTGGTACCGGCCATGCTCTGGTACACCGACAACTTCACCCGAAGGACCGGGATCAACGTCTCGGTGTATGGCCCTCCTGGAGAGCTGGGTCTTTCCGAGTCACAGAAGATCTACCTGTTCCGCTCTTTCAAGGAACTCCTCCACAATGCCTGGAAGCATGCCGAGACTAAAGAAATTGTTGCAACCCTGCAAAAAAAGGACAATCATGTCCGACTGACAGTGGATGATGAGGGTCGGGGCTTTGATCCGAGCAGCCTGAAATCGGCCGAACCCGAACTCCAGGGCATCGGCCTCATCTCCATTCGCGAATGGATCACGGCCATGGGCGGTACTTTTTCAGTGGAATCCGAACCAGGCAAGGGTACGCGGATCGTCATTGATATCCCTCTGAGCACAGACAATCACTTGACATGA
- a CDS encoding response regulator: protein MISTFLADDHQLFRQGLRTLLESTEDIKVVGEASDGQQSLALIEELQPDVAVLDIAMPGLTGIEVAKRLTRVAPDTRTLILTMHADCFFAVEALKASALGFMLKEESFDMLIGAIRTVAAGEMFVSPTLETPVLREFINMARHSSDGSGNILTEREREILQLVAEGMTNQEIASKLCISTSTVDTHRKNIMAKLDIHSVAGLVKYAIRHKIVTL, encoded by the coding sequence ATGATTTCCACTTTTCTTGCAGACGACCACCAGCTTTTCCGCCAGGGACTGCGAACCCTGCTGGAATCCACCGAAGATATCAAGGTGGTGGGAGAGGCCAGTGACGGCCAGCAGTCCCTCGCCCTGATCGAAGAGCTCCAGCCCGACGTGGCCGTGCTCGATATCGCCATGCCCGGCCTGACCGGCATTGAGGTCGCCAAACGGCTGACCAGAGTTGCCCCGGATACCCGGACCCTGATCCTGACCATGCATGCTGACTGTTTCTTCGCAGTCGAAGCGCTCAAGGCCTCGGCGCTTGGCTTCATGCTCAAAGAAGAGAGCTTTGACATGCTGATCGGCGCCATCCGTACCGTGGCCGCCGGCGAGATGTTTGTCTCCCCCACCCTGGAGACCCCGGTCCTCAGGGAGTTTATCAACATGGCCCGCCATTCCTCCGATGGTTCCGGCAACATCCTCACCGAGCGGGAACGCGAAATTCTCCAGCTGGTAGCCGAGGGCATGACCAACCAGGAGATCGCCTCCAAGCTCTGCATCTCCACCTCCACGGTGGATACCCACCGCAAGAACATCATGGCCAAGCTCGACATCCACTCGGTGGCCGGGCTGGTCAAGTACGCCATCCGCCACAAAATCGTTACCCTCTAA